Proteins from one Ipomoea triloba cultivar NCNSP0323 chromosome 1, ASM357664v1 genomic window:
- the LOC116021352 gene encoding transcriptional corepressor LEUNIG-like isoform X2, giving the protein MSQTNWEADKMLDVYIHDYLVKRDLKASAQAFQAEGKVSSDPVAIDAPGGFLFEWWSVFWDIFIARTNDKHSDVAASYIETQLMKVREQQQQQQQQQQQSQQPQHPQQQQQQQQQQQQQQQQQLQMQQLLLQRQAQQQQQQQQQHHQQQHTQQRRDGSNLLNGTANGVVGNDSLIRQNPGANALSAKAYEERLKLPVQRDSSDDATMKQRFGENASQLLDSNHASILKSAATTAGQPSGQLLQGAAGGMSPQVQARNQQLPGSTPDIKTEMNPILNPRAAAPEGSLIGISGSNQGSNNLTLKGWPLTLRSGILQQQKSFMQGPQQFHHQLQMLSPQQQQLMLGQQNLTSPPANDIEARRLRMLLNNRNMTLGKDGLSNPVGDVVQTMESPLRAGCSVMPQSDTDMIMKLKLAQLQQQQQHTNPQQQLQLQQQTLSGQQPQSSSNSLQQDKIMGTDSVTGDAMISNSFRGNEGPKSQNGRKRKQPVSSSGPANSSGTANTAGPSPSSAPSTPSTQTPGDVMSIPALQQSGNSSKPLVMFGTDNNGTLTSSSNQLWNDKDLVQADMDRFVDDGSLDDNVESFLSQEDVEPRDTVGRGMDVGKGFAFTEVSSARASASKVICCHFSSDGKLLASGGHDKKAVLWFTDTLKPKTTLEEHSSLITDVRFSPSMAHLATSSFDKTVRVWDADNPGYSLRNFNGHSASVMSVDFHPNKEDLICSCDGDGEIRYWSIKNGSCTRVFKGGTAQVRFQPRLGRYLAAAAENVVSILDVDTQSCRHSLKGHTKPIHSVCWDPSGELLASVSEDSVRVWTLGSGSEGKCVHQLSSNGNKFHSCVFHPTYSSLLVIGCYQALELWNMTENKTMTIPAHEGLIASLAVSTAAGLVASASHDKLIKLWK; this is encoded by the exons ATGTCTCAGACCAACTGGGAAGCTGATAAAAT GCTAGATGTTTATATTCATGATTATTTGGTGAAGAGGGATTTAAAGGCCTCTGCTCAGGCTTTTCAAGCTGAAGGGAAAGTTTCATCCGACCCTGTTG CTATTGATGCTCCTGGCGGTTTTCTTTTTGAATGGTGGTCGGTATTTTGGGATATATTCATTGCGCGGACCAATGACAAGCACTCTGATGTTGCTGCATCCTACATTGag ACTCAGTTGATGAAAGTAAGggagcagcagcagcaacaacaacagcaacaacagcaGTCCCAACAACCGCAGCATCCtcagcagcagcaacaacaacagcaacagcaacagcagcagcaacagcagcaaTTACAGATGCAGCAGCTCCTGTTGCAGAGGCAAGCTcaacaacaacagcagcagcagcaacagcacCACCAGCAACAACATACACAACAACGGAGAGATGGCAGCAACCTATTGAATGGCACAGCCAATGGGGTTGTAGGAAATGATTCTCTTATTAGGCAGAATCCTGGTGCAAATGCATTGTCTGCAAAAGCGTACGAGGAAAGATTAAAACTACCTGTTCAAAGAGATTCTTCAGATGATGCTACTATGAAG CAAAGGTTTGGTGAGAATGCAAGCCAGCTGCTGGATTCAAACCATGCATCCATTCTAAAATCTGCAGCCACAACGGCTGGCCAGCCTTCAGG ACAACTGCTGCAGGGTGCAGCTGGTGGCATGTCCCCCCAAGTTCAGGCTCGAAACCAGCAACTTCCAGGCTCTACACCA GACATAAAGACAGAAATGAATCCTATCCTGAACCCCCGAGCGGCTGCACCTGAAGGATCACTGATTGGAATATCTG GTTCTAATCAAGGGAGCAACAATTTGACACTGAAGGGATGGCCCTTGACA CTCCGCTCTGGGATTCTCCAGCAACAAAAGTCATTCATGCAGGGCCCTCAGCAATTTCACCATCAATTACAAATGCTATCACCTCAGCAACAACAGCTAATGCTAGGACAACAAAATTTGACTTCACCTCCTGCCAATGATATTGAAGCCAGAAGGCTTAGAATGCTTCTCAATAACCGAAATATGACTTTGGGGAAAGACGGCCTCTCAAATCCAGTTGGTGATGTTGTTCAAACTATGGAATCACCTTTGCGGGCTGGTTGTTCTGTGATGCCCCAAAGTGATACAGACATGATAATGAAG TTAAAGTTGGCACAATTacaacaacagcagcagcaTACCAATCCACAACAGCAACTGCAGCTTCAACAACAAACACTTTCTGGTCAGCAACCTCAAAGTTCAAGTAACAGTCTTCAGCAAGATAAAATTATGGGAACTGACAGTGTCACTGGGGACGCGATGATTTCAAATTCCTTTCGTGGAAATGAG GGTCCAAAAAGCCAGAACGGGAGAAAGCGAAAGCAGCCTGTGTCATCTTCAGGACCTGCCAATAGCTCAGGAACTGCAAACACAGCTGGACCGTCCCCTAGTTCAGCTCCCTCAACACCATCTACCCAAACACCTGGAGATGTGATGTCTATACCGGCTTTGCAACAAAGTGGAAATTCTTCAAAACCATTGGTGATGTTTGGAACAGATAATAATGGCACTCTTACCTCCTCGTCAAATCAATTG TGGAATGATAAAGATCTTGTGCAGGCTGATATGGATCGATTTGTGGATGATGGTTCTCTTGATGATAATGTTGAGTCTTTCTTATCTCAAGAAGATGTGGAACCTAGAGATACAGTTGGTCGTGGTATGGATGTTGGTAAAG GGTTTGCATTTACGGAAGTGAGCTCTGCTAGAGCAAGTGCCAGTAAAGTTATCTGCTGCCACTTTTCATCAGATGGGAAACTGCTTGCCAGTGGTGGCCATGACAAAAAG GCTGTATTGTGGTTCACAGATACTTTAAAGCCAAAAACAACACTTGAAGAGCATTCGTCACTTATAACTGATGTTCGTTTCAGCCCAAGCATGGCCCACCTTGCGACATCGTCTTTTGACAAGACTGTAAGGGTTTGGGATGCTGACAAT CCTGGCTACTCGCTCCGTAATTTTAATGGGCATTCTGCTAGCGTAATGTCGGTAGATTTCCATCCCAATAAAGAAGATCTTATATGCTCCTGTGATGGGGATGGCGAGATCAGATACTGGAGTATAAAAAATGGTAGCTGCACAAGAGTGTTCAAG GGTGGCACGGCCCAGGTGAGATTTCAACCTCGTCTTGGTAGGTACCTTGCTGCCGCTGCAGAGAATGTTGTATCAATATTAGATGTGGATACCCAATCATGTAGGCATTCGTTAAAG GGTCATACGAAACCTATTCACTCCGTCTGTTGGGACCCTTCGGGAGAGCTTCTGGCATCTGTTAGCGAGGACTCTGTCAGGGTCTGGACACTAGGATCTGGAAGTGAAGGGAAATGTGTACATCAACTTAGTTCAAACGGCAACAAATTTCACTCTTGTGTTTTCCATCCTACATACTCGTCATTGCTAGTTATCGGGTGTTATCAG GCTCTGGAGCTGTGGAACATGACCGAGAACAAGACGATGACCATTCCCGCACATGAGGGATTAATCGCGTCTCTGGCTGTATCTACGGCCGCAGGACTCGTCGCTTCGGCTAGTCACGATAAACTCATCAAGCTTTGGAAGTAA
- the LOC116021352 gene encoding transcriptional corepressor LEUNIG-like isoform X3 — protein MSQTNWEADKMLDVYIHDYLVKRDLKASAQAFQAEGKVSSDPVAIDAPGGFLFEWWSVFWDIFIARTNDKHSDVAASYIETQLMKVREQQQQQQQQQQQSQQPQHPQQQQQQQQQQQQQQQQQLQMQQLLLQRQAQQQQQQQQQHHQQQHTQQRRDGSNLLNGTANGVVGNDSLIRQNPGANALSAKAYEERLKLPVQRDSSDDATMKLQQRFGENASQLLDSNHASILKSAATTAGQPSGQLLQGAAGGMSPQVQARNQQLPGSTPDIKTEMNPILNPRAAAPEGSLIGISGSNQGSNNLTLKGWPLTLRSGILQQQKSFMQGPQQFHHQLQMLSPQQQQLMLGQQNLTSPPANDIEARRLRMLLNNRNMTLGKDGLSNPVGDVVQTMESPLRAGCSVMPQSDTDMIMKLKLAQLQQQQQHTNPQQQLQLQQQTLSGQQPQSSSNSLQQDKIMGTDSVTGDAMISNSFRGNEGPKSQNGRKRKQPVSSSGPANSSGTANTAGPSPSSAPSTPSTQTPGDVMSIPALQQSGNSSKPLVMFGTDNNGTLTSSSNQLADMDRFVDDGSLDDNVESFLSQEDVEPRDTVGRGMDVGKGFAFTEVSSARASASKVICCHFSSDGKLLASGGHDKKAVLWFTDTLKPKTTLEEHSSLITDVRFSPSMAHLATSSFDKTVRVWDADNPGYSLRNFNGHSASVMSVDFHPNKEDLICSCDGDGEIRYWSIKNGSCTRVFKGGTAQVRFQPRLGRYLAAAAENVVSILDVDTQSCRHSLKGHTKPIHSVCWDPSGELLASVSEDSVRVWTLGSGSEGKCVHQLSSNGNKFHSCVFHPTYSSLLVIGCYQALELWNMTENKTMTIPAHEGLIASLAVSTAAGLVASASHDKLIKLWK, from the exons ATGTCTCAGACCAACTGGGAAGCTGATAAAAT GCTAGATGTTTATATTCATGATTATTTGGTGAAGAGGGATTTAAAGGCCTCTGCTCAGGCTTTTCAAGCTGAAGGGAAAGTTTCATCCGACCCTGTTG CTATTGATGCTCCTGGCGGTTTTCTTTTTGAATGGTGGTCGGTATTTTGGGATATATTCATTGCGCGGACCAATGACAAGCACTCTGATGTTGCTGCATCCTACATTGag ACTCAGTTGATGAAAGTAAGggagcagcagcagcaacaacaacagcaacaacagcaGTCCCAACAACCGCAGCATCCtcagcagcagcaacaacaacagcaacagcaacagcagcagcaacagcagcaaTTACAGATGCAGCAGCTCCTGTTGCAGAGGCAAGCTcaacaacaacagcagcagcagcaacagcacCACCAGCAACAACATACACAACAACGGAGAGATGGCAGCAACCTATTGAATGGCACAGCCAATGGGGTTGTAGGAAATGATTCTCTTATTAGGCAGAATCCTGGTGCAAATGCATTGTCTGCAAAAGCGTACGAGGAAAGATTAAAACTACCTGTTCAAAGAGATTCTTCAGATGATGCTACTATGAAG TTACAGCAAAGGTTTGGTGAGAATGCAAGCCAGCTGCTGGATTCAAACCATGCATCCATTCTAAAATCTGCAGCCACAACGGCTGGCCAGCCTTCAGG ACAACTGCTGCAGGGTGCAGCTGGTGGCATGTCCCCCCAAGTTCAGGCTCGAAACCAGCAACTTCCAGGCTCTACACCA GACATAAAGACAGAAATGAATCCTATCCTGAACCCCCGAGCGGCTGCACCTGAAGGATCACTGATTGGAATATCTG GTTCTAATCAAGGGAGCAACAATTTGACACTGAAGGGATGGCCCTTGACA CTCCGCTCTGGGATTCTCCAGCAACAAAAGTCATTCATGCAGGGCCCTCAGCAATTTCACCATCAATTACAAATGCTATCACCTCAGCAACAACAGCTAATGCTAGGACAACAAAATTTGACTTCACCTCCTGCCAATGATATTGAAGCCAGAAGGCTTAGAATGCTTCTCAATAACCGAAATATGACTTTGGGGAAAGACGGCCTCTCAAATCCAGTTGGTGATGTTGTTCAAACTATGGAATCACCTTTGCGGGCTGGTTGTTCTGTGATGCCCCAAAGTGATACAGACATGATAATGAAG TTAAAGTTGGCACAATTacaacaacagcagcagcaTACCAATCCACAACAGCAACTGCAGCTTCAACAACAAACACTTTCTGGTCAGCAACCTCAAAGTTCAAGTAACAGTCTTCAGCAAGATAAAATTATGGGAACTGACAGTGTCACTGGGGACGCGATGATTTCAAATTCCTTTCGTGGAAATGAG GGTCCAAAAAGCCAGAACGGGAGAAAGCGAAAGCAGCCTGTGTCATCTTCAGGACCTGCCAATAGCTCAGGAACTGCAAACACAGCTGGACCGTCCCCTAGTTCAGCTCCCTCAACACCATCTACCCAAACACCTGGAGATGTGATGTCTATACCGGCTTTGCAACAAAGTGGAAATTCTTCAAAACCATTGGTGATGTTTGGAACAGATAATAATGGCACTCTTACCTCCTCGTCAAATCAATTG GCTGATATGGATCGATTTGTGGATGATGGTTCTCTTGATGATAATGTTGAGTCTTTCTTATCTCAAGAAGATGTGGAACCTAGAGATACAGTTGGTCGTGGTATGGATGTTGGTAAAG GGTTTGCATTTACGGAAGTGAGCTCTGCTAGAGCAAGTGCCAGTAAAGTTATCTGCTGCCACTTTTCATCAGATGGGAAACTGCTTGCCAGTGGTGGCCATGACAAAAAG GCTGTATTGTGGTTCACAGATACTTTAAAGCCAAAAACAACACTTGAAGAGCATTCGTCACTTATAACTGATGTTCGTTTCAGCCCAAGCATGGCCCACCTTGCGACATCGTCTTTTGACAAGACTGTAAGGGTTTGGGATGCTGACAAT CCTGGCTACTCGCTCCGTAATTTTAATGGGCATTCTGCTAGCGTAATGTCGGTAGATTTCCATCCCAATAAAGAAGATCTTATATGCTCCTGTGATGGGGATGGCGAGATCAGATACTGGAGTATAAAAAATGGTAGCTGCACAAGAGTGTTCAAG GGTGGCACGGCCCAGGTGAGATTTCAACCTCGTCTTGGTAGGTACCTTGCTGCCGCTGCAGAGAATGTTGTATCAATATTAGATGTGGATACCCAATCATGTAGGCATTCGTTAAAG GGTCATACGAAACCTATTCACTCCGTCTGTTGGGACCCTTCGGGAGAGCTTCTGGCATCTGTTAGCGAGGACTCTGTCAGGGTCTGGACACTAGGATCTGGAAGTGAAGGGAAATGTGTACATCAACTTAGTTCAAACGGCAACAAATTTCACTCTTGTGTTTTCCATCCTACATACTCGTCATTGCTAGTTATCGGGTGTTATCAG GCTCTGGAGCTGTGGAACATGACCGAGAACAAGACGATGACCATTCCCGCACATGAGGGATTAATCGCGTCTCTGGCTGTATCTACGGCCGCAGGACTCGTCGCTTCGGCTAGTCACGATAAACTCATCAAGCTTTGGAAGTAA
- the LOC116021352 gene encoding transcriptional corepressor LEUNIG-like isoform X1 produces the protein MSQTNWEADKMLDVYIHDYLVKRDLKASAQAFQAEGKVSSDPVAIDAPGGFLFEWWSVFWDIFIARTNDKHSDVAASYIETQLMKVREQQQQQQQQQQQSQQPQHPQQQQQQQQQQQQQQQQQLQMQQLLLQRQAQQQQQQQQQHHQQQHTQQRRDGSNLLNGTANGVVGNDSLIRQNPGANALSAKAYEERLKLPVQRDSSDDATMKLQQRFGENASQLLDSNHASILKSAATTAGQPSGQLLQGAAGGMSPQVQARNQQLPGSTPDIKTEMNPILNPRAAAPEGSLIGISGSNQGSNNLTLKGWPLTLRSGILQQQKSFMQGPQQFHHQLQMLSPQQQQLMLGQQNLTSPPANDIEARRLRMLLNNRNMTLGKDGLSNPVGDVVQTMESPLRAGCSVMPQSDTDMIMKLKLAQLQQQQQHTNPQQQLQLQQQTLSGQQPQSSSNSLQQDKIMGTDSVTGDAMISNSFRGNEGPKSQNGRKRKQPVSSSGPANSSGTANTAGPSPSSAPSTPSTQTPGDVMSIPALQQSGNSSKPLVMFGTDNNGTLTSSSNQLWNDKDLVQADMDRFVDDGSLDDNVESFLSQEDVEPRDTVGRGMDVGKGFAFTEVSSARASASKVICCHFSSDGKLLASGGHDKKAVLWFTDTLKPKTTLEEHSSLITDVRFSPSMAHLATSSFDKTVRVWDADNPGYSLRNFNGHSASVMSVDFHPNKEDLICSCDGDGEIRYWSIKNGSCTRVFKGGTAQVRFQPRLGRYLAAAAENVVSILDVDTQSCRHSLKGHTKPIHSVCWDPSGELLASVSEDSVRVWTLGSGSEGKCVHQLSSNGNKFHSCVFHPTYSSLLVIGCYQALELWNMTENKTMTIPAHEGLIASLAVSTAAGLVASASHDKLIKLWK, from the exons ATGTCTCAGACCAACTGGGAAGCTGATAAAAT GCTAGATGTTTATATTCATGATTATTTGGTGAAGAGGGATTTAAAGGCCTCTGCTCAGGCTTTTCAAGCTGAAGGGAAAGTTTCATCCGACCCTGTTG CTATTGATGCTCCTGGCGGTTTTCTTTTTGAATGGTGGTCGGTATTTTGGGATATATTCATTGCGCGGACCAATGACAAGCACTCTGATGTTGCTGCATCCTACATTGag ACTCAGTTGATGAAAGTAAGggagcagcagcagcaacaacaacagcaacaacagcaGTCCCAACAACCGCAGCATCCtcagcagcagcaacaacaacagcaacagcaacagcagcagcaacagcagcaaTTACAGATGCAGCAGCTCCTGTTGCAGAGGCAAGCTcaacaacaacagcagcagcagcaacagcacCACCAGCAACAACATACACAACAACGGAGAGATGGCAGCAACCTATTGAATGGCACAGCCAATGGGGTTGTAGGAAATGATTCTCTTATTAGGCAGAATCCTGGTGCAAATGCATTGTCTGCAAAAGCGTACGAGGAAAGATTAAAACTACCTGTTCAAAGAGATTCTTCAGATGATGCTACTATGAAG TTACAGCAAAGGTTTGGTGAGAATGCAAGCCAGCTGCTGGATTCAAACCATGCATCCATTCTAAAATCTGCAGCCACAACGGCTGGCCAGCCTTCAGG ACAACTGCTGCAGGGTGCAGCTGGTGGCATGTCCCCCCAAGTTCAGGCTCGAAACCAGCAACTTCCAGGCTCTACACCA GACATAAAGACAGAAATGAATCCTATCCTGAACCCCCGAGCGGCTGCACCTGAAGGATCACTGATTGGAATATCTG GTTCTAATCAAGGGAGCAACAATTTGACACTGAAGGGATGGCCCTTGACA CTCCGCTCTGGGATTCTCCAGCAACAAAAGTCATTCATGCAGGGCCCTCAGCAATTTCACCATCAATTACAAATGCTATCACCTCAGCAACAACAGCTAATGCTAGGACAACAAAATTTGACTTCACCTCCTGCCAATGATATTGAAGCCAGAAGGCTTAGAATGCTTCTCAATAACCGAAATATGACTTTGGGGAAAGACGGCCTCTCAAATCCAGTTGGTGATGTTGTTCAAACTATGGAATCACCTTTGCGGGCTGGTTGTTCTGTGATGCCCCAAAGTGATACAGACATGATAATGAAG TTAAAGTTGGCACAATTacaacaacagcagcagcaTACCAATCCACAACAGCAACTGCAGCTTCAACAACAAACACTTTCTGGTCAGCAACCTCAAAGTTCAAGTAACAGTCTTCAGCAAGATAAAATTATGGGAACTGACAGTGTCACTGGGGACGCGATGATTTCAAATTCCTTTCGTGGAAATGAG GGTCCAAAAAGCCAGAACGGGAGAAAGCGAAAGCAGCCTGTGTCATCTTCAGGACCTGCCAATAGCTCAGGAACTGCAAACACAGCTGGACCGTCCCCTAGTTCAGCTCCCTCAACACCATCTACCCAAACACCTGGAGATGTGATGTCTATACCGGCTTTGCAACAAAGTGGAAATTCTTCAAAACCATTGGTGATGTTTGGAACAGATAATAATGGCACTCTTACCTCCTCGTCAAATCAATTG TGGAATGATAAAGATCTTGTGCAGGCTGATATGGATCGATTTGTGGATGATGGTTCTCTTGATGATAATGTTGAGTCTTTCTTATCTCAAGAAGATGTGGAACCTAGAGATACAGTTGGTCGTGGTATGGATGTTGGTAAAG GGTTTGCATTTACGGAAGTGAGCTCTGCTAGAGCAAGTGCCAGTAAAGTTATCTGCTGCCACTTTTCATCAGATGGGAAACTGCTTGCCAGTGGTGGCCATGACAAAAAG GCTGTATTGTGGTTCACAGATACTTTAAAGCCAAAAACAACACTTGAAGAGCATTCGTCACTTATAACTGATGTTCGTTTCAGCCCAAGCATGGCCCACCTTGCGACATCGTCTTTTGACAAGACTGTAAGGGTTTGGGATGCTGACAAT CCTGGCTACTCGCTCCGTAATTTTAATGGGCATTCTGCTAGCGTAATGTCGGTAGATTTCCATCCCAATAAAGAAGATCTTATATGCTCCTGTGATGGGGATGGCGAGATCAGATACTGGAGTATAAAAAATGGTAGCTGCACAAGAGTGTTCAAG GGTGGCACGGCCCAGGTGAGATTTCAACCTCGTCTTGGTAGGTACCTTGCTGCCGCTGCAGAGAATGTTGTATCAATATTAGATGTGGATACCCAATCATGTAGGCATTCGTTAAAG GGTCATACGAAACCTATTCACTCCGTCTGTTGGGACCCTTCGGGAGAGCTTCTGGCATCTGTTAGCGAGGACTCTGTCAGGGTCTGGACACTAGGATCTGGAAGTGAAGGGAAATGTGTACATCAACTTAGTTCAAACGGCAACAAATTTCACTCTTGTGTTTTCCATCCTACATACTCGTCATTGCTAGTTATCGGGTGTTATCAG GCTCTGGAGCTGTGGAACATGACCGAGAACAAGACGATGACCATTCCCGCACATGAGGGATTAATCGCGTCTCTGGCTGTATCTACGGCCGCAGGACTCGTCGCTTCGGCTAGTCACGATAAACTCATCAAGCTTTGGAAGTAA
- the LOC116021352 gene encoding transcriptional corepressor LEUNIG-like isoform X4 codes for MSQTNWEADKMLDVYIHDYLVKRDLKASAQAFQAEGKVSSDPVAIDAPGGFLFEWWSVFWDIFIARTNDKHSDVAASYIETQLMKVREQQQQQQQQQQQSQQPQHPQQQQQQQQQQQQQQQQQLQMQQLLLQRQAQQQQQQQQQHHQQQHTQQRRDGSNLLNGTANGVVGNDSLIRQNPGANALSAKAYEERLKLPVQRDSSDDATMKQRFGENASQLLDSNHASILKSAATTAGQPSGQLLQGAAGGMSPQVQARNQQLPGSTPDIKTEMNPILNPRAAAPEGSLIGISGSNQGSNNLTLKGWPLTLRSGILQQQKSFMQGPQQFHHQLQMLSPQQQQLMLGQQNLTSPPANDIEARRLRMLLNNRNMTLGKDGLSNPVGDVVQTMESPLRAGCSVMPQSDTDMIMKLKLAQLQQQQQHTNPQQQLQLQQQTLSGQQPQSSSNSLQQDKIMGTDSVTGDAMISNSFRGNEGPKSQNGRKRKQPVSSSGPANSSGTANTAGPSPSSAPSTPSTQTPGDVMSIPALQQSGNSSKPLVMFGTDNNGTLTSSSNQLADMDRFVDDGSLDDNVESFLSQEDVEPRDTVGRGMDVGKGFAFTEVSSARASASKVICCHFSSDGKLLASGGHDKKAVLWFTDTLKPKTTLEEHSSLITDVRFSPSMAHLATSSFDKTVRVWDADNPGYSLRNFNGHSASVMSVDFHPNKEDLICSCDGDGEIRYWSIKNGSCTRVFKGGTAQVRFQPRLGRYLAAAAENVVSILDVDTQSCRHSLKGHTKPIHSVCWDPSGELLASVSEDSVRVWTLGSGSEGKCVHQLSSNGNKFHSCVFHPTYSSLLVIGCYQALELWNMTENKTMTIPAHEGLIASLAVSTAAGLVASASHDKLIKLWK; via the exons ATGTCTCAGACCAACTGGGAAGCTGATAAAAT GCTAGATGTTTATATTCATGATTATTTGGTGAAGAGGGATTTAAAGGCCTCTGCTCAGGCTTTTCAAGCTGAAGGGAAAGTTTCATCCGACCCTGTTG CTATTGATGCTCCTGGCGGTTTTCTTTTTGAATGGTGGTCGGTATTTTGGGATATATTCATTGCGCGGACCAATGACAAGCACTCTGATGTTGCTGCATCCTACATTGag ACTCAGTTGATGAAAGTAAGggagcagcagcagcaacaacaacagcaacaacagcaGTCCCAACAACCGCAGCATCCtcagcagcagcaacaacaacagcaacagcaacagcagcagcaacagcagcaaTTACAGATGCAGCAGCTCCTGTTGCAGAGGCAAGCTcaacaacaacagcagcagcagcaacagcacCACCAGCAACAACATACACAACAACGGAGAGATGGCAGCAACCTATTGAATGGCACAGCCAATGGGGTTGTAGGAAATGATTCTCTTATTAGGCAGAATCCTGGTGCAAATGCATTGTCTGCAAAAGCGTACGAGGAAAGATTAAAACTACCTGTTCAAAGAGATTCTTCAGATGATGCTACTATGAAG CAAAGGTTTGGTGAGAATGCAAGCCAGCTGCTGGATTCAAACCATGCATCCATTCTAAAATCTGCAGCCACAACGGCTGGCCAGCCTTCAGG ACAACTGCTGCAGGGTGCAGCTGGTGGCATGTCCCCCCAAGTTCAGGCTCGAAACCAGCAACTTCCAGGCTCTACACCA GACATAAAGACAGAAATGAATCCTATCCTGAACCCCCGAGCGGCTGCACCTGAAGGATCACTGATTGGAATATCTG GTTCTAATCAAGGGAGCAACAATTTGACACTGAAGGGATGGCCCTTGACA CTCCGCTCTGGGATTCTCCAGCAACAAAAGTCATTCATGCAGGGCCCTCAGCAATTTCACCATCAATTACAAATGCTATCACCTCAGCAACAACAGCTAATGCTAGGACAACAAAATTTGACTTCACCTCCTGCCAATGATATTGAAGCCAGAAGGCTTAGAATGCTTCTCAATAACCGAAATATGACTTTGGGGAAAGACGGCCTCTCAAATCCAGTTGGTGATGTTGTTCAAACTATGGAATCACCTTTGCGGGCTGGTTGTTCTGTGATGCCCCAAAGTGATACAGACATGATAATGAAG TTAAAGTTGGCACAATTacaacaacagcagcagcaTACCAATCCACAACAGCAACTGCAGCTTCAACAACAAACACTTTCTGGTCAGCAACCTCAAAGTTCAAGTAACAGTCTTCAGCAAGATAAAATTATGGGAACTGACAGTGTCACTGGGGACGCGATGATTTCAAATTCCTTTCGTGGAAATGAG GGTCCAAAAAGCCAGAACGGGAGAAAGCGAAAGCAGCCTGTGTCATCTTCAGGACCTGCCAATAGCTCAGGAACTGCAAACACAGCTGGACCGTCCCCTAGTTCAGCTCCCTCAACACCATCTACCCAAACACCTGGAGATGTGATGTCTATACCGGCTTTGCAACAAAGTGGAAATTCTTCAAAACCATTGGTGATGTTTGGAACAGATAATAATGGCACTCTTACCTCCTCGTCAAATCAATTG GCTGATATGGATCGATTTGTGGATGATGGTTCTCTTGATGATAATGTTGAGTCTTTCTTATCTCAAGAAGATGTGGAACCTAGAGATACAGTTGGTCGTGGTATGGATGTTGGTAAAG GGTTTGCATTTACGGAAGTGAGCTCTGCTAGAGCAAGTGCCAGTAAAGTTATCTGCTGCCACTTTTCATCAGATGGGAAACTGCTTGCCAGTGGTGGCCATGACAAAAAG GCTGTATTGTGGTTCACAGATACTTTAAAGCCAAAAACAACACTTGAAGAGCATTCGTCACTTATAACTGATGTTCGTTTCAGCCCAAGCATGGCCCACCTTGCGACATCGTCTTTTGACAAGACTGTAAGGGTTTGGGATGCTGACAAT CCTGGCTACTCGCTCCGTAATTTTAATGGGCATTCTGCTAGCGTAATGTCGGTAGATTTCCATCCCAATAAAGAAGATCTTATATGCTCCTGTGATGGGGATGGCGAGATCAGATACTGGAGTATAAAAAATGGTAGCTGCACAAGAGTGTTCAAG GGTGGCACGGCCCAGGTGAGATTTCAACCTCGTCTTGGTAGGTACCTTGCTGCCGCTGCAGAGAATGTTGTATCAATATTAGATGTGGATACCCAATCATGTAGGCATTCGTTAAAG GGTCATACGAAACCTATTCACTCCGTCTGTTGGGACCCTTCGGGAGAGCTTCTGGCATCTGTTAGCGAGGACTCTGTCAGGGTCTGGACACTAGGATCTGGAAGTGAAGGGAAATGTGTACATCAACTTAGTTCAAACGGCAACAAATTTCACTCTTGTGTTTTCCATCCTACATACTCGTCATTGCTAGTTATCGGGTGTTATCAG GCTCTGGAGCTGTGGAACATGACCGAGAACAAGACGATGACCATTCCCGCACATGAGGGATTAATCGCGTCTCTGGCTGTATCTACGGCCGCAGGACTCGTCGCTTCGGCTAGTCACGATAAACTCATCAAGCTTTGGAAGTAA